A DNA window from Melanotaenia boesemani isolate fMelBoe1 chromosome 6, fMelBoe1.pri, whole genome shotgun sequence contains the following coding sequences:
- the scnm1 gene encoding sodium channel modifier 1 isoform X1, which yields MSFKREGNDKSQLNILKKRRVADLLSHFIPEDEAALMKNGRYTCLVCSYRPVFDTVDMLTVHRQGKKHLEGLKAFYGKKAKLKNEIAKRQHDNYIQAEDRCQDASSSAPLLAQTRKITHHALLKKVPYNSCHRKASAKSERAGASTSSHPAGNTSNKTPSGCLKTEVSNKASTSSSSGCNTEEPFSSKNMIESETTATQASEPLTSQRRKELEHYLKLKSDGWLRDRNGQWVKDENVEFDSDEEEPALLPPSQHTSD from the exons ATGTCTTTTAAAAGGGAAGGAAACGACAAAAGCCAGCTTAATATTCTGAAG AAGCGGCGTGTGGCAGACcttttgtctcattttattCCAGAAGACGAGGCTGCGCTTATGAAAAATGGAAG GTACACTTGCCTTGTATGTTCCTACCGTCCTGTTTTTGATACAGTAGATATGCTGACAGTCCACAGACAAGGGAAGAAGCACCTGGAAG GATTAAAAGCATTCTATGGCAAAAAAGcaaagctgaagaatgaaatcgCAAAAAGACAACATGACAACTACATCCAGGCAGAAGACAGATGTCAG GATGCCTCCAGTTCAGCTCCTTTATTGGCACAAACACGGAAGATAACCCATCATGCTCTACTGAAGAAGGTACCATATAACAGCTGTCACAGAAAAGCCAG tGCAAAATCTGAGAGAGCAGGAGCAAGCACCAGCTCACATCCTGCCGGGAACACATCCAACAAAACGCCATCTGGTTGTCTGAAAACTGAAGTTTCAAACAAGGCTTCCACCAGCAGTTCCAGCGGCTGTAATACAG AAGAGCCATTTTCATCCAAAAACATGATAGAATCTGAGACTACAGCCACACAAGCGTCCGAACCCTTAACAAGTCAAAGGAGGAAGGAGCTGGAGCACTACCTTAAACTCAAAAG TGACGGATGGTTGCGAGACCGGAACGGCCAGTGGGTTAAAGACGAGAATGTGGAGTTTGATTCAGATGAGGAGGAGCCTGCTTTACTCCCCCCTTCCCAACATACAAGTGACTGA
- the scnm1 gene encoding sodium channel modifier 1 isoform X2, giving the protein MSFKREGNDKSQLNILKKRRVADLLSHFIPEDEAALMKNGRYTCLVCSYRPVFDTVDMLTVHRQGKKHLEGLKAFYGKKAKLKNEIAKRQHDNYIQAEDRCQDASSSAPLLAQTRKITHHALLKKVPYNSCHRKASAKSERAGASTSSHPAGNTSNKTPSGCLKTEVSNKASTSSSSGCNTESETTATQASEPLTSQRRKELEHYLKLKSDGWLRDRNGQWVKDENVEFDSDEEEPALLPPSQHTSD; this is encoded by the exons ATGTCTTTTAAAAGGGAAGGAAACGACAAAAGCCAGCTTAATATTCTGAAG AAGCGGCGTGTGGCAGACcttttgtctcattttattCCAGAAGACGAGGCTGCGCTTATGAAAAATGGAAG GTACACTTGCCTTGTATGTTCCTACCGTCCTGTTTTTGATACAGTAGATATGCTGACAGTCCACAGACAAGGGAAGAAGCACCTGGAAG GATTAAAAGCATTCTATGGCAAAAAAGcaaagctgaagaatgaaatcgCAAAAAGACAACATGACAACTACATCCAGGCAGAAGACAGATGTCAG GATGCCTCCAGTTCAGCTCCTTTATTGGCACAAACACGGAAGATAACCCATCATGCTCTACTGAAGAAGGTACCATATAACAGCTGTCACAGAAAAGCCAG tGCAAAATCTGAGAGAGCAGGAGCAAGCACCAGCTCACATCCTGCCGGGAACACATCCAACAAAACGCCATCTGGTTGTCTGAAAACTGAAGTTTCAAACAAGGCTTCCACCAGCAGTTCCAGCGGCTGTAATACAG AATCTGAGACTACAGCCACACAAGCGTCCGAACCCTTAACAAGTCAAAGGAGGAAGGAGCTGGAGCACTACCTTAAACTCAAAAG TGACGGATGGTTGCGAGACCGGAACGGCCAGTGGGTTAAAGACGAGAATGTGGAGTTTGATTCAGATGAGGAGGAGCCTGCTTTACTCCCCCCTTCCCAACATACAAGTGACTGA